The stretch of DNA attgtgcaactattcctcctctaactcgtgcattcctttaactttcagtatatggaacctaagaagagagcaagaactggacCAGGAGTCAATGTCGCcctaggagtggcagttgaccctttacttGATGATGCAGGCGAACACCCGAGAGGTGAGGGTAATCCCCCAGctgctacactacctgattccactacatCGGCccacaccagttcctacacctactgagggtgcgacggttcctccacctgatattccgattccacctccagccccagcttccggctctggtatttctgatggggatcttaggggagctattcagatgttgactcagatagtggcttctcaggcccaaaggCCGAATGCTGCGCATACATCCTCTAGCCAACATAGGGATTCTAGTGGTTCTAGGGTGAACATGTTTCTACAGTTGGATCCTCCcgtgttcacgggtgctaatcccgaTAAGTACCCAtatgacttcattgatgagatgcataagactctccgggttatgcgcgctactgagatGAAGGTAGTGGAGTTAgccgcctaccgcctgaaaggtgTGGCATATTcgtggtttgagctgtgggaggactctcgggaggaggggagccctccagcgagatgAAGTGAGTTTACGAATGCCTTtatggaccatttcttgcctgccgagactagggcAACCCATtccgcagagtttgagaatcttaagcaagggagtaggagtatgtgggagtatcacatggagttcgcgcgcctatgaaaatatgctattcacatgttgcctactatggaggctagagtgcaccggtttgtgcagggccttagccccttagttatcaatgaggccgctacagctgccttgaattcggatatgaactatgggaaaatggtagcatttgctcaagctacagaggaccgcaagttgaagaacagaaaggagcgagagggtaccagcaaggcctGGTCCACGAGCAACTTTGGGGTGTCATTTGGAGGGACAACCCAGtctcatgctcagtcttcagctagtgcaccaccagcggggcacagtcagcagcaggggagtcgcttcaggcccaatcagggaaGCAAGGGACCCCACCATTAGGGCCGATCAAGAGGGAGATTCCCACAGCAGCGGAGAcccccatgccccaggtgtgggaagatgcactcggggatctgctacatggacttacctatatgttatGGGTGTGGATTGatgggtcatattcagagggactgtcgttcatcccgccagggtgcgggcaggggcacatCATAGCCATCCAATTCTGCAGCTGCTatatcttcagcaccccctccagctcgaggccctCCGGCACcagcagggcatggtgcagccaGGGGTGGTACGCAGAGTTTAGGAGGACCCaaccatttctatgctatgagcaGTCGCCAGAATGtagaggcttctctagatgttgtcacaggtatattgactgtccaaactcatgatgtatacGCTCTTATTGGTCCcagttccaccttgtcctatgttaccccttatgttgctatgaaatttgggatagaactggaacaacttcatgagccattctttgtatctactctggttggcgagtctattgtggccgcacgaGTGTATATAAGTTGTGTTGTCACgatgcgtggtcgggacaccgtggccgatctcattgaattagggatggttgattttgatgtaattatgggaatggattggctttattcatgttttgctaagctcgactgccgaactagaactgtgaggtttgaatttctaaGTGAGacagttgttgagtggaagggggataatgtggtatcgaagggtaggtttatttattaccttaaggccacgaagatgattaacaaggggtgtatctatcacttggtccgggttacggacaccgatatCTATGCCAGCTTAGTACTCAGatattgatgacattttagtTCTCATATATTCATATCAACACAATGCTCAAATATTCGTGTCAGTTCAGTATTCATATATCCATATTAGTTCAGTATTCACATATCTATGACAGACCAGTATTCATCTATATATTTCATGTTATGCGCATTATGATGTCGTGTGAGGCTTGTGTTATGCTATGTTAGCTGGCGGGTGTTTCAGCCAGCTCGGTATTTAGTCAATTCAGTACCTATGCGGTTCAGTATCTCAACAGTTCAGTAATCATGTATTCATTCAATTTAGTATGTATCTGGTCAAGACAGTTCAATGATCACATGTTTTCATCAGACCCATTTAAGGTCCAGAGTTAGCCATAGTTACTGCAAGGAtaatcattcgaggacgaatgataccaagggggagataatgtaacactcCATAAATACGAATTAGGTGTGGAtgtgttaaatgagtattaatgtgataTCTTTGGAATATaaagtcctatcgggatgagtatggatagaaatagttgttttggaatcaagacggagagtgaggtgtataagatttgataaaatcgactaagtttatggaaAGTCTGTTTTAGTAGGATTTCATGAAAATATGTTGAGAATTTGGGAAAACATAatacatgaaagttgtagcccttgaaatagctttccaacaatatattgtggatcccaaacggATCTATGTGAAAAAAGTCATGTGCGTTTTACTAGATAATGCGCAGTATGCGCACCCAGGTGCACTCCCGGATGGTCCCATGCATGGCCGCGCACTTGTGGCAGTGCTACTGCCCTTCTGCGTGTTCAAGTGTGCATTTGGGCCTTTGTCTGCATGGGGGCGCACCCGGGGGGTTGTTTTAAAAGCCCTACTTTGTCCCCCACACCCCAAACcacaaaaacttgctctagaaagggaagctctcaagaacctaacttcctCCAAGGTCCCTCCACCGTCCAAGGTAAGTTATAatggtgattctaagttaatttcaattctccaacactctaagttcatgagatatgagttgatggatatgatagaaaagcatgaacggtcaaaggtttgggttgttgattgttgattattggttaagggtgttgtttatcttatggaTGATGATGGATGATATTGATTATAagaaatttgatattttagaatTTATTACGAGTAAGAGAATGGGGTTGTTCGGTGTAGAGACACCATTAATGAGGGCTATGAGGCTTTACGcccataaggtgtttgataaaatgcccaagTGACTAAAACATGAGCATTAatgctaatattggttcctcttgatatatattgTCATAGATTATCATTGAAAGAGGAGACGGACATTGTGATATGCTTAAAAAGGCTAGAGTCAaagtatgtgaggctaactctctatgttggggaatgttaatgattctccctacactacgtttcttttacgacgttactaattgcctcagaaatatatATAGTTAAGcatagttccttgaatagttgcagaacttctattctatagcttcataactcgttcatgactttcattctgaatgttgtgagctcagtgcgtaatcaatatatacttgggtttgatgcccatgagtctcagtctagattactcagcatgtcataaacaattaaagtttcagttttcataatTAGTCcaagaatacatgtctcagtctagccCTATTCAGTATTCCaatatcatgtaactcaatatgatttagtatttcagcatcacatattgcagtatgattctcaaTTCCTCGATTTAAattcctgaatgttgaacacctgtatttgggcctgaagccgtagtttatgctttatgcacgTTTGGGCATGAGAccatagtttatgctttatgcatgtttgggcctaaggctatagtttatattttatgcatgtttgggcctaatgccgtagttatgtatacgtatacttgggcctgtggccgtagcttgtgcacatatatattaggCCCGAGGCCAtagtttattcagataaacaggcagttcatcattcagaagagggagtattcacatccttacttcctttgttcatttCACTTATTAGTCATCAttttagttatcagttatcattctAGCTATCAATTAtgagttatcatttcagtttcagttccagtttcaatagttatcatttcagttatcagttatcaactCCTTTCAGTTTCAGCAATTATAGTTCTTTCTTTTAGTTATTTTACATAACCAATGCAATTCAaatatactgacgtcccttttgtccGGGACATGC from Nicotiana tomentosiformis chromosome 11, ASM39032v3, whole genome shotgun sequence encodes:
- the LOC138901791 gene encoding uncharacterized protein, encoding MSSRQNVEASLDVVTGILTVQTHDVYALIGPSSTLSYVTPYVAMKFGIELEQLHEPFFVSTLVGESIVAARVYISCVVTMRGRDTVADLIELGMVDFDVIMGMDWLYSCFAKLDCRTRTVRFEFLSETVVEWKGDNVVSKGAIMANNELGNIAIGDVDVDDDAMDEVPLEPQANRRGRPPQDNVHVPPPPPP